A region of the Pseudarthrobacter sp. MM222 genome:
ACGTGACCACCATGAGGACGGCGAGAGCCCGGAGGCCCTGGACTTCCGGGCGGTAACTGGATTTTTGGCGCGCCAAGGAACCCGCTTCCGCGGCACGCGGGCTGGCGATGGTTCGCTCGTTCGACACAAATAGACCCTTCAGGCCGGATTACAAAGCATCAATGTTACCGAACCGTAATCTTCCTGGCCAATCACGGGGCTGCCGCGGGAGCCGTCCCCAAGCCTGATATGGCAGGAGGGCCGGACCAGCTGCTGCTGGTCCGGCCCTCCTGTTGTGGAACTGGTGTTCAGAATGCTACGACGCCAGGTGGCGCCTGCGGCGTTCCTTAGTGCTGGTGGCCCGCGTGCTGGTCTTCATCGGCCGGCTTCTCCACCACGAGGGTTTCCGTGGTGAGCACCAGTGCCGCGATCGAGGCGGCGTTGCGCAGTGCGGCGCGCGTCACCTTGACCGGGTCGATGACGCCGGCGGCAATCAGGTCTTCGTACTCGCCGGTCTTGGCGTTGAAGCCCTGGTTGTTTGCGGATTCGGCAACCTTGGCAACGACGACGTAGCCGTCGAAGCCGGCGTTCTGGGCGATCCAACGCAGCGGCTGGGTCAGGGCGCGGCGGACGATGCCCACGGCAGCTGCCGCGTCACCTTCGAGAGCCTGAACGGCCGGATCCTCGTCGAGCGCCTTGAGGGCGTGGATGAGGGCGGCGCCGCCGCCGGCCACGATGCCTTCTTCGAGGGCAGCGCGGGTGGAGGACACGGCGTCCTCGATGCGGTGCTTCTTTTCCTTCAGCTCCACCTCGGTGGCTGCGCCGACCTTGATCACGCCGATGCCGCCGGCCAGCTTGGCCAGGCGTTCCTGGAGCTTTTCCTTGTCCCAGTCGGAATCGGTGCGGGTCAGCTCGGCGCGCAGCTGGGAGACCCGGGCTGCGACGTCCTCGGCCGAACCGGCGCCGTCGACAATGGTGGTGTTGTCCTTCGTGACGGTGATGCGCCGGGCGGTGCCCAGCACCTCAAGGCCGACGCTGTCCAGGCTGAGGCCCAGTTCCGGGGAGACAACCTGGGCGCCGGTGAGGGTGGCGATGTCCTGCAGCATGGCCTTGCGGCGGTCGCCGAAGCCCGGAGCCTTGACGGCAACGACGTTCAGGGTGCCGCGGATGCGGTTGACGATCAGCGTGGAGAGTGCCTCGCCCTCGACGTCTTCGGCAATGATGAAGAGCGGCTTGGAGCTCTGCAGCGCCTTTTCCAGCAACGGCAGGAAGTCCTGCACGGAGGAGATCTTGCCCTGGTTGATCAGGATCAGCGCGTCCTCGAGGACTGCTTCCTGGCGTTCCGCGTCGGTGACGAAGTACGGCGACAGGTAGCCCTTGTCGAACTGCATGCCCTCGGTGAGGACCAGCTCGGTCTGCGTGGTGGAGGATTCCTCGATGGTGATCACACCATCCTTGCCGACCTTGCCGAATGCCTCTGCCAGGAGCTCGCCGACCTCGTCGCTCTGCGCGGAGATGGAGGCCACGTTGGCGACCTGGGTTCCTTCAACCGGCCGGGCGTTCTCGAGCAGGCGGGCGGCGACGGCCTCGACCGAGACCTCGATGCCGCGCTTGATCTGGCCCGGAGCGGCGCCGGCCGCTACGTTGCGGAGGCCTTCCTTGACCAGGGCCTGTGCCAGCACCGTGGCGGTGGTGGTGCCGTCACCGGCAACATCGTTGGTCTTGGTGGCGACCTCCTTGGCAAGCTGCGCACCAAGGTTCTCGTAGGGGTCGTCCAGTTCGACTTCACGGGCGATGGTGACACCATCGTTGGTGATCGTGGGAGCGCCCCACTTCTTGTCCAGCACGAC
Encoded here:
- the groL gene encoding chaperonin GroEL (60 kDa chaperone family; promotes refolding of misfolded polypeptides especially under stressful conditions; forms two stacked rings of heptamers to form a barrel-shaped 14mer; ends can be capped by GroES; misfolded proteins enter the barrel where they are refolded when GroES binds); this translates as MAKQLAFNDAARRSLEAGIDKLANTVKVTLGPRGRNVVLDKKWGAPTITNDGVTIAREVELDDPYENLGAQLAKEVATKTNDVAGDGTTTATVLAQALVKEGLRNVAAGAAPGQIKRGIEVSVEAVAARLLENARPVEGTQVANVASISAQSDEVGELLAEAFGKVGKDGVITIEESSTTQTELVLTEGMQFDKGYLSPYFVTDAERQEAVLEDALILINQGKISSVQDFLPLLEKALQSSKPLFIIAEDVEGEALSTLIVNRIRGTLNVVAVKAPGFGDRRKAMLQDIATLTGAQVVSPELGLSLDSVGLEVLGTARRITVTKDNTTIVDGAGSAEDVAARVSQLRAELTRTDSDWDKEKLQERLAKLAGGIGVIKVGAATEVELKEKKHRIEDAVSSTRAALEEGIVAGGGAALIHALKALDEDPAVQALEGDAAAAVGIVRRALTQPLRWIAQNAGFDGYVVVAKVAESANNQGFNAKTGEYEDLIAAGVIDPVKVTRAALRNAASIAALVLTTETLVVEKPADEDQHAGHQH